The proteins below are encoded in one region of Nitrospira lenta:
- a CDS encoding DUF2203 domain-containing protein: MADDRDEESPGRVFSLFEANQLIPQLQTHLETVKQFKSVLVQTRDEVRKAAEQALYGGGTPVGPQYVVSLQTISSNLHAIHELGVHVKDIDLGLCDFPHARDGRIVYLCWKLGETEVRWWHEVTHGYKDRCPLEGST, encoded by the coding sequence ATGGCTGATGATCGAGACGAAGAAAGCCCAGGACGAGTATTTTCGCTATTTGAAGCGAATCAACTCATTCCACAACTCCAAACTCACCTGGAGACCGTCAAACAATTCAAATCCGTCCTTGTCCAAACCCGCGACGAGGTCAGAAAGGCCGCAGAGCAGGCGCTATATGGGGGCGGAACTCCTGTGGGACCGCAATACGTGGTCAGCCTCCAAACGATTAGTTCCAACCTTCACGCCATCCATGAATTGGGCGTCCATGTCAAAGATATCGATCTGGGCCTGTGCGACTTTCCCCATGCCCGTGACGGGCGAATAGTCTATCTCTGCTGGAAGCTTGGAGAAACTGAAGTCCGTTGGTGGCATGAAGTGACACACGGATACAAAGACCGATGCCCCCTTGAAGGCTCTACCTAG
- a CDS encoding YciI family protein yields MKFVILGYDGPEGEAKRKIHRPAHLANLEPLTQQGRVILAGPLTDKTGSLMVLEFDSLAEAEQFANQDPYMVNGVFERIEIHPFMQVLPK; encoded by the coding sequence ATGAAATTTGTGATTCTTGGCTACGACGGTCCTGAGGGAGAAGCGAAACGGAAAATTCACCGTCCAGCCCATCTCGCCAATCTCGAGCCATTGACTCAACAGGGCCGCGTCATTCTTGCCGGTCCACTCACGGATAAGACCGGCAGTTTAATGGTACTGGAATTCGACTCACTGGCTGAGGCTGAGCAATTCGCCAATCAGGATCCCTATATGGTGAATGGCGTTTTTGAGCGGATTGAGATTCACCCGTTCATGCAGGTATTGCCCAAATAA